The Fimbriimonas ginsengisoli Gsoil 348 genome window below encodes:
- the atpH gene encoding ATP synthase F1 subunit delta, whose translation MEDTRLGRRYAQALFETARQYDIVASVEDDLTGINSLLENDPEFRGFLFAPYTSRDEKLAILDRLFSDRVTALTLQAVRLMLEKRREHEIPTVRSEFIKLRREHEGVIHVTVTSAEAMETVQRDALISKLSSVLGKRIEADFEIDPLIIGGVRVAYDNYVMDGSVRGALSKLRERLKYDLLKRIS comes from the coding sequence ATGGAAGACACTCGCCTAGGAAGGCGGTACGCCCAGGCTCTCTTCGAGACCGCACGCCAGTACGACATCGTGGCGAGCGTCGAAGACGACCTGACCGGTATTAACTCGCTTCTGGAAAACGACCCAGAGTTCCGAGGTTTTCTTTTCGCGCCTTACACGAGCCGCGACGAGAAGCTGGCGATCTTGGATCGGCTTTTCTCCGACCGAGTTACCGCTTTGACGCTGCAGGCGGTGCGGCTCATGCTCGAAAAACGACGCGAGCATGAGATTCCGACGGTTCGTAGCGAATTCATCAAGCTTCGGAGAGAGCACGAGGGCGTGATCCACGTCACCGTTACTTCGGCCGAGGCGATGGAAACCGTTCAGCGCGATGCGCTGATCTCCAAGCTTTCTTCCGTACTCGGGAAGAGAATCGAAGCCGACTTCGAGATCGACCCTCTCATTATCGGCGGCGTCCGCGTCGCCTACGACAACTACGTTATGGACGGATCGGTCCGCGGAGCGCTGAGCAAGCTTCGCGAGCGCCTCAAGTACGATTTGCTCAAGCGCATCAGCTAA